A stretch of Miscanthus floridulus cultivar M001 chromosome 13, ASM1932011v1, whole genome shotgun sequence DNA encodes these proteins:
- the LOC136501336 gene encoding xyloglucan endotransglycosylase/hydrolase protein 8-like, with protein sequence MARPTSTPAALVAPSLAVAVLCLVVWSASAEFWLDEFTTDGDVRKDYDRSGRQVASLVLDRRSGAGFNSTRKYLFGEFSVEMKLVAGNSAGTVTSFYLTSGEGDEHDEIDMEFMGNSSGSPTVLNTNVWASGDGKKEHQFYLWFDPAADFHKYKIIWNDKNIIFQVDDVTVRVFKRYDDLPYPDAKPMAVHATLWDGSYWATEKGKVPIDWSGAPFVVSYRAYTANACAVVDGRSTSCPAGGNEWMDRQPDDTDRLTVAWARRNCLQYNYCDDGWRFPQGFPGECARN encoded by the exons ATGGCGCGGCCGACGTCGACTCCGGCTGCTCTGGTCGCACCGTCGCTCGCGGTCGCCGTCCTCTGCCTCGTCGTCTGGTCTGCCTCCGCGGAGTTCTGGCTCGACGAGTTCACCACGGACGGTGACGTCCGCAAAGACTACGACCGTTCCGGCCGGCAGGTGGCGTCGCTCGTCCTCGACCGGCGTTCTGGCGCTGGCTTCAACTCCACGCGCAAGTACCTCTTCGGCGAGTTCAGCGTCGAGATGAAGCTCGTCGCCGGCAACTCCGCCGGCACTGTCACATCCTTCTAC CTGACGTCCGGCGAGGGCGACGAGCACGACGAGATCGACATGGAGTTCATGGGCAACTCCAGCGGCTCCCCGACGGTGCTCAACACCAACGTGTGGGCCAGCGGCGACGGCAAGAAGGAGCACCAGTTCTACCTGTGGTTCGACCCGGCCGCCGACTTCCACAAGTATAAGATCATCTGGAACGACAAGAACATCATCTTCCAGGTGGACGACGTGACGGTGCGCGTGTTCAAGCGCTACGACGACCTGCCGTACCCGGATGCCAAGCCCATGGCGGTGCACGCCACGCTGTGGGACGGCAGCTACTGGGCCACCGAGAAGGGCAAGGTGCCCATCGACTGGTCCGGCGCGCCCTTCGTCGTCTCCTACCGAGCCTACACAGCCAACGCCTGCGCCGTCGTCGACGGCCGCAGCACGTCGTGCCCCGCCGGTGGGAACGAGTGGATGGACAGGCAGCCCGACGACACGGACCGTCTCACCGTGGCTTGGGCGCGCCGGAACTGCTTGCAGTACAACTACTGCGACGACGGCTGGCGCTTCCCGCAGGGGTTCCCCGGCGAGTGCGCCCGCAACTGA